From Mucilaginibacter rubeus, a single genomic window includes:
- a CDS encoding carbamoyltransferase, translating to MYILGVSAYFHDSAACLLRDEHIVAAAQEERFTRKKNDEGFPVNAVKYCLLEARISLNEVDHIVFYEKPFLKFERLLETYLAFAPSGFISFMKAMPVWLKDKLFLKGNIIKQLKIIDGNWDTKKASLLFSSHHQSHAASAFYPSPFNKAVILTADGVGEWTTTSVAIGEGNKIEQLKEISFPHSIGLLYSAFTYYLGFKVNCDEYKVMGLAPYGKPVYVDLIFKHIVDLKTDDSFRLDMRYFNYCQGLTMTSTCFNELFSHAARKPQSTITPFHMDVAASIQTAAERIMLTLTKALHQEYQIDDLCMAGGVALNCVVNGKILKQSGFKRLWIQPAAGDAGGALGAAYAVYYEHLGNGREDTQGEDKMQNALLGPSFSSAAISKCLIDNHFRFNELETSDLHGKIAQHLSEGKVVGYFKGRAEFGPRALGARSILADPRRADMQTVLNQKIKFRESFRPFAPAVLEEHAAAYFGLETQSPYMLLVSAINQELRIASTSEDQLSAFDQLKIKRSIIPAVTHVDYTARVQTVNADRHPDFYKLIKAFYDLTGCPCVINTSFNRMDEPIVNTPQEAIDCFLQTDMDVLIIENFLVEKRV from the coding sequence ATGTATATTTTGGGGGTTTCGGCTTATTTTCATGACAGCGCGGCCTGTTTACTCCGGGATGAACATATTGTTGCTGCAGCGCAGGAGGAGCGTTTCACCCGCAAAAAAAATGACGAAGGCTTCCCGGTTAATGCTGTAAAATACTGTTTGTTGGAAGCCAGAATCTCTTTGAATGAGGTTGATCACATCGTTTTTTACGAAAAACCATTCCTGAAATTTGAACGGCTTTTGGAAACCTATTTGGCTTTCGCTCCGTCGGGTTTTATTTCGTTTATGAAGGCGATGCCTGTATGGCTTAAGGATAAGCTATTTCTGAAAGGGAATATCATTAAACAGCTGAAAATAATTGACGGTAATTGGGATACAAAAAAAGCCAGCTTGCTGTTCTCTTCGCATCACCAATCGCATGCTGCTTCAGCATTTTATCCATCGCCATTTAATAAAGCAGTTATCCTTACTGCCGATGGTGTAGGGGAGTGGACAACTACATCTGTAGCTATTGGTGAGGGTAATAAAATAGAACAGCTTAAGGAGATCAGTTTCCCGCATTCCATAGGTCTGTTGTATTCGGCATTTACCTATTATCTTGGTTTTAAGGTTAATTGCGATGAATATAAAGTGATGGGCCTGGCGCCTTATGGCAAACCTGTTTATGTGGATCTGATATTTAAGCATATTGTGGACTTAAAAACCGATGATTCATTCCGGTTGGATATGCGGTATTTTAATTATTGCCAGGGGCTCACCATGACCTCTACATGTTTTAATGAATTATTTAGCCATGCAGCCCGTAAGCCCCAATCAACTATTACCCCCTTTCATATGGATGTGGCCGCATCCATACAAACAGCAGCCGAACGGATTATGCTTACCTTAACTAAAGCATTACACCAGGAATACCAGATTGATGACCTTTGTATGGCTGGCGGCGTAGCGCTCAACTGCGTAGTTAACGGTAAAATATTAAAGCAATCGGGCTTTAAGCGCTTGTGGATCCAACCGGCTGCGGGTGATGCGGGCGGAGCTTTAGGAGCAGCTTATGCCGTATATTATGAACATTTAGGTAATGGGCGTGAAGATACTCAAGGTGAAGACAAAATGCAGAACGCTTTGCTTGGGCCCTCATTTAGCTCCGCTGCTATAAGTAAATGTTTAATTGATAACCACTTTCGGTTTAACGAATTAGAAACCTCCGATCTGCATGGTAAAATCGCGCAGCACCTTAGTGAAGGTAAAGTAGTAGGTTATTTTAAGGGTCGGGCCGAATTCGGCCCGCGGGCATTAGGCGCAAGAAGCATACTGGCAGATCCACGGAGAGCTGATATGCAAACCGTTTTAAATCAAAAGATCAAGTTCCGGGAATCATTCCGGCCATTTGCGCCTGCGGTATTAGAAGAACACGCCGCTGCCTACTTTGGTTTGGAAACCCAAAGCCCTTATATGCTATTGGTTAGCGCAATCAACCAGGAATTACGCATTGCTTCAACCAGCGAAGACCAGCTAAGCGCATTTGATCAGTTAAAGATTAAAAGATCAATAATTCCGGCGGTAACGCATGTTGATTATACTGCCAGGGTACAAACCGTCAACGCAGATCGTCATCCCGATTTTTATAAGCTTATCAAAGCTTTTTACGATTTAACTGGTTGTCCGTGCGTAATTAATACTTCATTTAACAGGATGGATGAACCTATTGTGAACACGCCACAAGAGGCCATTGACTGTTTTCTTCAAACCGATATGGATGTTTTGATAATTGAAAATTTCCTCGTAGAAAAGAGAGTATAA
- a CDS encoding DUF5989 family protein — translation MEVIAEFFMFLKSRKRLWLWPLFILLFLLSLLLVLAQGSVLAPFIYSLF, via the coding sequence ATGGAAGTTATAGCCGAATTTTTTATGTTCCTGAAATCGAGAAAGCGTTTGTGGTTATGGCCGCTGTTTATCCTGCTTTTTTTGTTAAGCCTGTTGCTTGTTTTGGCACAGGGCTCCGTGCTCGCGCCTTTTATTTATTCCTTGTTTTAG
- a CDS encoding SxtJ family membrane protein: MNSKEVNRKFGLVVGGVCLLISIWRYITHHHLIIWLSAIGILLVFLALIIPLLLNPLRLLWDIIGNFLGSINTTIILFVLYFLVITSIGLMMRLFKKSKLELRFDPQALSYWKPVKSEDHQSMKHQF, translated from the coding sequence ATGAATAGCAAGGAAGTAAACCGGAAATTCGGCCTCGTTGTAGGCGGCGTATGTTTATTGATATCGATATGGCGATATATAACCCATCATCACTTGATAATCTGGTTATCTGCAATAGGAATTTTGCTTGTATTTTTAGCGCTAATTATTCCGCTGCTTTTAAATCCCTTACGATTGCTTTGGGACATCATTGGCAACTTTTTGGGATCGATCAATACCACTATCATTTTGTTTGTTTTGTATTTCCTGGTGATCACGTCAATTGGCCTGATGATGCGCTTGTTCAAAAAAAGCAAACTCGAGTTGAGGTTCGATCCGCAGGCTCTCAGCTACTGGAAACCGGTAAAGTCGGAAGATCATCAATCTATGAAACATCAATTTTAA
- a CDS encoding glycoside hydrolase family 127 protein gives MKRILIALSFYCGAAYAQTKDYPIKPVPFTDVKLSDKFWTPRIETNRTVTIPASFARCENTGRVKNFEMAAARSGKFCTKFPFDDTDIYKTIEGASYSMAVHPDAKLDAYVDSLITIVGKAQEPDGYLYTARTIDPLHPHAWSGPERWVKENELSHELYNSGHMFEAAAAHYVATNKRNFLDIALKNADLLVKTFGPGKRHVAPGHEIVEMGLVRLYRITGKKEYLDLAKFFIDERGHRTYDKTSTDEWKNGMYWQDNEPVIAQEDAEGHAVRAMYLYSGMADVAALTGDKEYITAIDKIWNNMIGKKIYVQGGIGAVPGGERFGADYELPNTTAYNETCAAIGDVFWNQRMFLLHGESKYIDVLEKVLYNGLISGVGLDGKTFFYTNAMQVTNGVSHHELEPERSGWFECSCCPTNMARFLPSLSGYMYAQKGNSVFVNLFIAGTANIEVGGKKVNIAQSNSYPWNGALSFAVAPEAPTNFALRIRIPGWVRAEAIPSDLYAFQNKSAAKISLKLNGKVVPYKVENGYAVISRQWKKGDNIELNLPMEVKKVVANKALVDDKGKTALQRGPIMYCAEWKDNGGTVSNLEIPANAAFKPVAEPGLLNGVTVLKGQALSKTNGEAVKKVELTAIPYYSWANRGKGEMTVWFPEVNAAAK, from the coding sequence ATGAAAAGAATACTCATTGCATTATCGTTTTATTGCGGCGCTGCTTACGCGCAAACCAAGGACTATCCCATAAAGCCGGTACCATTTACCGATGTAAAGCTCAGCGATAAGTTTTGGACCCCGCGTATCGAAACTAACCGCACGGTTACTATTCCTGCGTCATTTGCCAGGTGCGAGAATACCGGCAGGGTTAAAAACTTTGAAATGGCAGCAGCTCGCAGCGGTAAATTTTGCACCAAGTTCCCTTTTGATGATACCGATATTTATAAAACGATTGAAGGGGCATCTTACTCCATGGCAGTTCATCCGGATGCCAAACTTGATGCTTATGTTGATTCGCTGATCACTATTGTTGGCAAAGCCCAGGAGCCGGACGGATACCTGTATACAGCCCGTACTATTGATCCGCTGCATCCGCATGCCTGGTCGGGCCCGGAGCGCTGGGTAAAGGAGAACGAATTGAGCCATGAGCTGTATAACTCTGGTCATATGTTTGAAGCGGCCGCGGCTCATTACGTGGCTACCAATAAACGCAACTTTTTAGATATCGCCCTTAAAAACGCCGATCTGCTGGTTAAAACCTTCGGCCCCGGTAAAAGGCACGTAGCGCCGGGACATGAAATTGTGGAGATGGGACTGGTACGCTTGTACCGTATCACCGGAAAAAAAGAATACCTGGACCTGGCTAAGTTTTTTATTGACGAAAGAGGGCATCGCACCTACGACAAAACCAGTACCGACGAATGGAAAAACGGAATGTACTGGCAGGATAACGAACCCGTTATAGCACAAGAAGATGCCGAAGGGCATGCTGTAAGGGCAATGTACCTGTACTCGGGCATGGCCGATGTAGCCGCTTTAACCGGCGACAAGGAATACATTACAGCCATTGATAAAATATGGAACAATATGATTGGTAAAAAGATCTATGTACAGGGTGGCATTGGTGCTGTTCCCGGTGGCGAGCGTTTTGGTGCAGATTATGAGCTGCCAAACACTACAGCCTATAACGAAACCTGCGCCGCAATAGGTGATGTTTTCTGGAACCAGAGGATGTTCCTGCTGCACGGTGAATCAAAATATATTGATGTGCTGGAAAAGGTTTTATACAACGGGTTAATTTCGGGCGTTGGGTTGGATGGTAAAACATTCTTCTACACCAATGCTATGCAGGTAACCAATGGCGTTTCGCACCATGAACTTGAGCCCGAACGTTCCGGCTGGTTTGAATGTTCATGCTGCCCAACCAATATGGCGCGTTTTCTACCTTCATTATCGGGTTATATGTATGCCCAAAAAGGAAATAGTGTTTTTGTTAACCTGTTTATCGCGGGCACGGCAAATATAGAGGTAGGCGGTAAAAAAGTAAATATCGCGCAAAGCAACAGCTACCCCTGGAATGGAGCTTTATCTTTTGCTGTGGCTCCGGAAGCACCAACCAATTTTGCGCTACGCATCCGGATCCCGGGTTGGGTAAGGGCAGAGGCTATCCCTTCTGATCTGTATGCTTTTCAGAATAAATCAGCAGCGAAGATCAGTCTTAAATTAAATGGCAAAGTAGTTCCTTACAAAGTTGAAAACGGTTATGCTGTAATTAGCAGGCAATGGAAAAAAGGTGATAACATCGAGCTAAACTTGCCAATGGAGGTTAAAAAAGTTGTTGCCAACAAGGCATTGGTTGATGATAAAGGCAAAACGGCCTTACAGCGTGGACCGATCATGTATTGTGCCGAATGGAAAGATAATGGCGGCACAGTAAGCAATCTGGAAATCCCGGCAAACGCCGCGTTTAAACCTGTTGCCGAACCAGGTTTACTGAACGGTGTAACTGTTTTAAAAGGACAGGCTTTAAGCAAAACCAATGGTGAAGCTGTTAAGAAAGTAGAACTCACCGCGATACCATATTATTCGTGGGCTAATCGTGGTAAAGGCGAAATGACTGTTTGGTTCCCGGAAGTAAATGCCGCCGCAAAATAA
- a CDS encoding RagB/SusD family nutrient uptake outer membrane protein, producing MKKIYYILSSLIIISIIAFTFSCTKLKDKDYVTIVASDFKPGSEDLASLLGAGYIYWRPLELGRSANSVFRTNEISADELVIPERPNGWVDGGIYRRMHEHKWTSDEDNSYQIWNNAYAGITTCNRVIYQIENGLIPMTTGKEAALAELKVLRASFYYPLCDFFGGVPIITKFDLPSGFLPTQSTRKDVYDFIVSEVTTNLPQLSAANDQTTYGKFNQWAAHALLAKVYLNAGVYTGTPAWDKCITECNAIINSGVGFGLEASQSTVFATENQLSKEIVFAIPFDEKYTADGANAFALHMESLEPENQATYNFQYSPWGGICAIPQFINTFDPDDSRLKNNWIQGQQYTLAGVPINGSLGAYTGKPLNYINVVPGVDSTEEVHGFRLGKFEYKQGALLGLSNDFPLFRYADVLMMKAECLLRSGDANGAAALVTQVRQRDFASNPAKATVTGAQLQAGSVYDYGLRNHINTSHEGGADIQYGRFLDELGWEFTTEGRRRQDLIRFGVFTKKSWLSHSPNGDYRALLPLPRQEVVKNPNLKQNTGY from the coding sequence ATGAAAAAGATATATTATATACTAAGCAGCCTGATTATCATCAGTATAATTGCTTTTACATTTTCTTGTACTAAATTAAAGGACAAAGATTACGTAACCATTGTAGCAAGCGATTTTAAACCCGGCTCAGAAGATCTGGCATCACTCCTGGGGGCAGGCTATATTTACTGGCGCCCGCTTGAACTGGGCCGTAGCGCCAACTCTGTTTTCAGGACTAATGAGATTTCGGCCGACGAGTTGGTAATCCCGGAACGTCCTAACGGATGGGTTGACGGTGGTATTTACCGCCGGATGCACGAGCATAAGTGGACATCCGACGAGGATAACAGCTACCAGATATGGAACAATGCTTACGCAGGTATTACTACCTGTAACCGTGTTATTTACCAGATTGAAAATGGCCTTATCCCTATGACAACAGGTAAGGAAGCCGCTTTGGCTGAGTTAAAAGTGCTTCGTGCCTCATTTTATTATCCGCTTTGCGATTTTTTTGGCGGTGTACCCATCATTACCAAATTCGATCTGCCTTCCGGTTTCTTGCCAACCCAAAGCACCCGGAAAGATGTTTATGATTTCATTGTATCGGAGGTGACTACCAATTTGCCGCAACTTAGTGCCGCTAATGATCAAACCACTTATGGTAAATTTAACCAGTGGGCGGCGCACGCGTTGCTGGCTAAGGTGTACCTTAATGCAGGCGTTTATACCGGTACCCCGGCCTGGGACAAATGTATTACCGAATGTAATGCCATCATTAATTCGGGCGTGGGTTTTGGCCTGGAAGCCAGCCAAAGCACGGTTTTTGCAACAGAGAACCAGCTTTCAAAAGAGATTGTTTTTGCTATCCCTTTTGATGAAAAATATACTGCTGATGGCGCAAACGCTTTTGCCCTGCACATGGAAAGCCTGGAACCTGAAAACCAGGCAACCTATAACTTCCAATATTCGCCATGGGGCGGCATCTGCGCTATACCACAGTTCATCAATACGTTTGACCCGGATGACAGCCGTTTAAAGAACAACTGGATCCAGGGGCAGCAATATACCCTGGCAGGTGTGCCTATTAATGGTTCACTGGGTGCTTACACAGGCAAGCCTTTAAACTATATCAACGTAGTGCCCGGTGTCGATTCAACTGAAGAGGTACACGGCTTTCGCTTAGGAAAGTTTGAGTACAAACAAGGGGCCTTACTGGGCTTGAGTAATGATTTTCCGCTATTCCGCTACGCCGACGTGCTGATGATGAAAGCCGAATGTCTCCTGCGTTCAGGCGATGCAAACGGTGCGGCAGCTTTGGTTACACAGGTTAGGCAGCGCGATTTTGCATCCAACCCGGCAAAAGCAACGGTTACCGGAGCTCAGTTGCAAGCGGGTAGTGTGTATGATTATGGCTTAAGAAATCACATCAATACCTCGCACGAAGGTGGTGCGGATATCCAGTATGGAAGGTTTTTGGATGAGCTGGGCTGGGAGTTTACTACCGAAGGCCGTCGCAGGCAGGATTTGATCCGCTTTGGAGTATTTACCAAAAAATCATGGCTGTCACATTCGCCCAATGGCGATTACCGGGCATTACTGCCCTTACCAAGGCAGGAAGTTGTTAAAAACCCTAACCTGAAACAAAATACAGGCTATTAA
- a CDS encoding SusC/RagA family TonB-linked outer membrane protein translates to MRITFSQILILLVFTGVSLANPSKGQSLLDRRVDYNIQNASLVKAIQQLEKATSLKFVYHLNLVEKEQGLSLDAKQEKLRDVLDKLLTPRGITFDIIGDQIVLGKANPAKQDNADDKEDAPLAVAKTITGKVTDDHDQPLPGVTVALKGTTVGAQTDVNGKYSINIPDSETERALLLFSFIGFTSQEIPAGGRTVINVQLKATPSSLNEVIVIGYGSQRKGDVTSSVATVKAENFVKGPVLDAGQLLQGKVAGLTVSAPSGDPTSGSQIALRGNTTLFGANSDPLVLVDGVPGSLKTVVPEDIETIDVLKDGSAAAIYGVRGTNGVIIITTKRATGNFTNAVDYSGYVSTQTLAREPKLFTAADYRQQIAAGTRDKSYDQGSSTDWLKAISNNLPITTVHNLTLRGGTSKTNYLASVNYRSLNGIFQKSDNKTFSGRVDINHYMFDDKVKINFGLLQQNNSFTQTQDGGTFNGYTYRQAILQNPTSPIKNADGTYFEQPSIFNYQNPVSMLYNSDGHTSNTTSKYNSTITYTPISGLKLSALGSYTRFNQVAGYSENKQNISNIRDHLNGYAGVGQTQSIDRLLELTAEYRKTIGSHNFSVLGGYSYQDNDTFGFFEQNHDFPTDIFSYNNIGLGRAAAEGLGVENSSRSQTNLISFFGRATYNYKDRYLLLASVRREEASQLYGTKEPWGTFPAVQVGWRLTKEPFMQSQRIFDDLKFRAGYGVTGNQPSQGFLGVGLLGYGYYVYSNGQWIQTLGPSQNPNPDLKWEEKHEADLGLDFSLLKGMVTGSVDLYDRKIKGLLYDYAVPSPPNLYNSTRANVGTMQNKGIEVIVNVTPIRSANFQWTSSFNFSTNSNKLISLSNSIYKTTSDYFTTGSTGEPIQTFTNIVRVGKNIGDFYGFKVTGVSQDGQWIYEDANGKSVAYKDFTHSFEDKRVLGNGLPKYYAGWNNNIRYKDWDFSVTMRGAFDYQILNFQRMYYENTSIQYYNRLKSAKDKVFGTAVLNNTMPLEFNSYYIENGDFWKIDNINLGYTFNNLKSKYIHGMRVYLSTLNTFVITGYKGIDPEVDRSGLAPGNDNRDKYPTTRTFTIGASASF, encoded by the coding sequence ATGAGAATCACTTTTAGTCAAATTTTAATACTGCTCGTTTTTACAGGCGTTTCCCTGGCTAATCCCAGCAAGGGGCAAAGCCTGCTTGACAGGCGTGTTGATTATAATATTCAAAATGCAAGCCTTGTAAAAGCAATTCAGCAGCTGGAAAAAGCTACCAGTTTGAAGTTTGTTTACCATCTGAACCTGGTTGAAAAAGAACAGGGTTTGTCGCTTGATGCCAAACAGGAAAAACTGCGCGATGTTCTTGATAAACTACTTACCCCAAGGGGGATTACTTTCGATATCATTGGCGATCAGATTGTTTTGGGTAAAGCAAATCCGGCAAAGCAGGATAACGCTGATGATAAGGAGGATGCACCACTCGCGGTTGCAAAAACAATAACGGGTAAAGTAACCGATGATCATGATCAGCCTCTGCCCGGCGTTACTGTAGCGCTTAAGGGCACTACCGTTGGCGCGCAAACAGATGTAAATGGAAAATATAGCATCAACATCCCTGATTCGGAAACTGAAAGGGCTTTATTGTTATTCTCATTTATCGGTTTTACTTCGCAGGAAATCCCGGCGGGTGGCCGTACGGTAATTAACGTACAATTGAAAGCTACACCAAGTTCATTGAATGAGGTTATAGTAATAGGCTACGGCAGTCAGCGTAAAGGCGACGTAACCAGCTCGGTAGCTACCGTAAAAGCCGAAAACTTTGTAAAAGGCCCGGTATTGGATGCCGGCCAGCTTTTACAGGGCAAAGTGGCAGGTCTTACGGTTTCAGCCCCAAGCGGTGATCCAACATCAGGCTCACAGATTGCATTAAGGGGTAATACTACCTTATTTGGCGCCAATTCAGATCCTTTGGTATTGGTTGACGGCGTTCCCGGAAGTTTAAAAACCGTAGTGCCTGAAGATATTGAAACTATCGACGTATTAAAAGATGGTTCGGCTGCGGCTATTTATGGTGTGCGTGGTACAAACGGCGTTATCATTATTACTACAAAAAGAGCGACAGGCAATTTCACCAATGCCGTTGATTACAGCGGTTACGTAAGTACCCAAACCTTAGCCCGCGAACCTAAACTTTTTACAGCCGCCGATTACCGCCAGCAAATTGCCGCCGGTACAAGGGATAAATCATATGACCAGGGCAGCTCGACCGACTGGCTTAAAGCAATCTCTAATAACCTGCCAATAACTACAGTACACAATTTAACATTACGTGGCGGTACCAGCAAAACCAATTACCTGGCATCGGTTAATTACCGTTCGTTAAATGGTATTTTCCAAAAATCAGATAACAAGACATTTTCGGGCAGGGTTGATATCAATCATTACATGTTTGATGATAAGGTAAAGATCAACTTTGGCTTATTACAGCAAAATAACAGCTTTACCCAAACACAGGATGGCGGTACTTTTAATGGTTATACCTATCGCCAGGCCATATTGCAAAACCCTACCTCGCCAATTAAAAATGCCGATGGCACTTATTTTGAACAGCCAAGCATTTTCAATTATCAAAACCCGGTATCCATGTTGTACAACAGCGATGGCCATACCTCTAATACAACTTCAAAATATAATTCGACTATAACTTACACACCAATTAGCGGCTTGAAGCTTTCGGCACTGGGTTCATACACCCGCTTTAACCAGGTTGCAGGTTATTCAGAAAACAAACAAAATATTTCCAATATCCGCGATCACCTGAATGGTTATGCGGGTGTTGGCCAAACCCAGTCAATTGACAGGTTGTTGGAGCTAACTGCCGAATACCGTAAAACAATAGGCAGCCATAACTTCTCAGTTTTAGGTGGATACAGCTACCAGGATAACGACACGTTCGGCTTTTTTGAGCAGAACCATGATTTCCCTACTGATATTTTCAGCTATAACAACATTGGTCTTGGCCGTGCTGCTGCCGAAGGTTTGGGAGTTGAAAACAGCTCAAGGTCACAAACCAATTTGATCAGCTTTTTTGGCCGTGCTACCTATAATTACAAAGACAGGTATTTGCTATTGGCCAGTGTGCGACGCGAAGAGGCCAGCCAGTTATATGGCACTAAAGAGCCCTGGGGTACATTCCCGGCAGTGCAGGTGGGCTGGCGTTTAACCAAGGAACCTTTTATGCAGTCGCAGCGTATTTTTGATGATTTAAAATTCCGTGCAGGTTACGGTGTTACCGGTAACCAGCCAAGCCAAGGATTTTTGGGAGTGGGATTGTTAGGCTATGGTTATTATGTGTACTCAAACGGGCAATGGATCCAAACGCTTGGCCCGTCACAAAACCCAAATCCGGATTTGAAATGGGAAGAAAAACATGAGGCCGACCTTGGTTTGGATTTCAGCTTACTGAAAGGCATGGTTACAGGTTCAGTCGATCTGTATGATCGTAAAATTAAAGGCTTATTGTATGACTATGCCGTGCCAAGTCCGCCGAACTTATACAATAGTACCAGAGCAAACGTAGGTACCATGCAAAATAAAGGTATCGAGGTTATCGTAAATGTTACCCCAATCCGCTCGGCAAATTTCCAATGGACAAGCAGCTTTAATTTTTCGACCAACTCCAATAAACTGATCAGTTTATCAAATAGTATTTACAAAACTACCAGCGATTACTTTACTACAGGTAGCACCGGTGAGCCTATTCAAACCTTTACTAACATTGTAAGGGTGGGTAAAAATATAGGTGATTTCTATGGCTTTAAAGTTACCGGCGTATCACAGGATGGACAATGGATTTACGAAGATGCAAACGGTAAATCGGTGGCTTATAAAGATTTCACCCACTCGTTTGAGGATAAGAGAGTACTTGGTAACGGCTTGCCAAAATACTATGCAGGATGGAACAATAATATCAGGTATAAAGACTGGGACTTCAGTGTAACCATGCGTGGCGCATTTGATTACCAAATCCTGAACTTTCAGCGCATGTATTATGAAAATACTTCCATTCAATATTATAACCGTCTAAAATCGGCTAAAGACAAGGTTTTTGGTACTGCAGTACTTAATAATACCATGCCGCTTGAGTTTAACAGCTACTACATTGAAAATGGCGATTTCTGGAAAATTGATAATATAAACCTGGGCTACACTTTTAACAACCTTAAGTCTAAATATATCCACGGAATGCGTGTTTATTTATCAACGCTTAATACGTTCGTGATAACCGGGTACAAAGGTATCGACCCGGAAGTTGATAGGAGCGGTCTTGCTCCCGGTAATGATAACCGCGACAAGTATCCAACCACAAGGACATTTACTATAGGTGCAAGCGCAAGCTTTTAA
- a CDS encoding FecR family protein — translation MKKNLPAELLEKYFAGTCDEQEMAMIHAWYTSFQDAPDDVSVLPEAEQQLFKAMMWENIKSNIDAAENKNIIPIQPQKSNLKQVIYWLSGVAAVLIAVFFVRLKTSPVGVPPKMVENQQQVFTNTGNTIKELTLSDGSRVWVSPNSTLTYLKTFEKLSRKVSLSGEAFFEVTKDHKRPFSIYTGNVITKVWGTSFRIRAYAADKTTKVDVVTGKVSVSVAGKGTAQVSNTNAVIASAGDGVMLLPNQEAVYDKPTDNLKKNLEIKDVSIGMWRKTSLSFNNTPLREVFRILNKSFNVNISSTEESINTDNLKADFTNENLPTILEILKKTLNVSYRVNGNQFVLESTQ, via the coding sequence ATGAAGAAGAATTTACCTGCCGAACTATTGGAGAAATATTTTGCCGGCACCTGCGATGAACAGGAAATGGCCATGATCCATGCGTGGTACACCTCATTTCAGGATGCGCCCGATGATGTATCTGTATTGCCGGAGGCCGAACAACAGTTATTTAAAGCCATGATGTGGGAGAACATCAAATCCAATATCGATGCAGCCGAGAATAAAAACATAATCCCCATACAACCCCAAAAATCCAACCTGAAACAAGTGATTTACTGGTTATCTGGTGTGGCCGCAGTTTTGATAGCTGTGTTTTTTGTGCGGCTTAAAACTTCTCCTGTCGGGGTGCCGCCTAAGATGGTTGAAAATCAGCAGCAGGTATTTACCAATACTGGGAATACGATAAAAGAACTCACCTTATCCGATGGAAGCCGGGTATGGGTAAGCCCAAATTCAACCTTGACGTATTTAAAAACCTTTGAAAAGTTAAGCCGCAAAGTATCCCTGAGTGGTGAAGCATTTTTTGAGGTTACTAAAGATCATAAGCGCCCGTTTTCTATTTATACCGGTAATGTGATCACCAAGGTATGGGGCACCAGTTTCCGGATCCGGGCATATGCAGCCGATAAAACAACCAAAGTTGATGTTGTTACCGGTAAAGTTTCGGTATCAGTTGCAGGTAAAGGAACGGCACAGGTAAGTAATACCAATGCCGTTATAGCCAGCGCTGGTGATGGCGTGATGTTATTACCAAACCAGGAGGCCGTTTATGACAAACCTACCGATAACCTGAAGAAGAACCTGGAAATAAAAGATGTTTCAATAGGGATGTGGAGGAAAACAAGCTTGTCGTTCAACAATACACCTTTAAGGGAGGTATTCAGGATATTAAATAAAAGCTTTAATGTCAATATCAGTTCGACCGAGGAAAGTATTAATACCGATAACCTGAAGGCCGATTTTACAAATGAAAACCTGCCAACCATACTGGAGATCCTGAAAAAGACGCTTAACGTAAGCTACCGTGTAAACGGCAACCAGTTTGTTCTGGAAAGTACCCAATAA
- a CDS encoding RNA polymerase sigma-70 factor — MKKFGDYTDIQLVELFGFGDIGAFEEIYNRYWLKLYAAAYKRLKERETAKEIVQDFFTSFWINREQVKIRTSLQGYLFTSIKYLVLNHKRAEAVRNSYAEILLMVGNSFDNSTEENYYYKELLERVETEVNLLPPKCRNVFELSRKQYKTNKEIAELMGISEKTVENHLTKALRYLRVNLNSLLLLTFLYLRK, encoded by the coding sequence ATGAAAAAGTTTGGTGATTATACGGATATTCAATTAGTTGAGCTCTTCGGGTTTGGCGATATTGGCGCGTTCGAAGAGATCTATAACCGGTATTGGTTAAAACTTTATGCTGCCGCGTATAAACGTCTTAAAGAGAGGGAAACCGCAAAAGAAATTGTGCAGGATTTTTTTACCAGCTTTTGGATTAACAGGGAGCAGGTGAAAATCCGTACGTCATTACAGGGATATCTTTTTACATCGATAAAATACCTGGTGTTAAACCATAAGCGTGCCGAGGCGGTGAGGAATTCCTATGCTGAGATTTTACTTATGGTAGGCAACAGCTTCGATAATTCGACAGAAGAGAATTATTACTATAAAGAATTACTGGAACGTGTAGAGACAGAAGTAAACCTGTTGCCGCCAAAATGCCGCAACGTGTTTGAGTTGAGCCGCAAGCAGTATAAAACTAATAAGGAGATTGCGGAGCTTATGGGTATTTCTGAAAAAACAGTCGAAAACCACCTTACTAAAGCGCTGAGATATTTAAGGGTGAACCTTAACAGCTTGCTTTTACTTACTTTCCTTTATTTGCGGAAGTAG